A genomic window from Sulfurospirillum multivorans DSM 12446 includes:
- a CDS encoding hydrogenase large subunit, which produces MKCDKFIEALGTRVKISEVTRQCDDQVTALVELNDLPEAVRFLYYDMGGYLTTMVPNDERSINKHYALYYALSMEGGKMFEGDEIAQDEKCFVTIKTLISPDSLVYPSVTPLVPACVWYEREAYDMFGLVAEGLPDKRRLVLSDDWPDDLFPLRKDAMDYRYRPDMKDHYMEPEYEFLRPEGSGIIDVPLGPLHITADEPGHFRLFCDGDTIIDADYRLFYQHRGMEKLAENRMNYDQMGYLAERVCGICGYAHAIACIEAAEKAINLEIPARAQAIRVICSEIERLHSHLLNIGLACEVTGNYNAFMHIFRIREYSMKLAELVTGGRKTYGNVVMGGLRRDITGVEIKESLRILQIIETQVDEVWDAVMDDKRQMSRWKGVGILDKQVARDFSPVGPNIRGSGIKRDTRYDHPYDFFKQIQFDVAVVEGGDVFAREMVRYMELKSSVSIIRQCFELMPQTQIIVDPKFHVKPENYALAYVEAPRGENVHWIMQGSAQKVFRWRCRAATYNNWPSLRFQFRGNNLADAALIVCSLDPCYSCTERVTVVDIKSKKSKILTNDDLKNFARTQKDSPLKDLR; this is translated from the coding sequence ATGAAATGCGATAAATTTATAGAAGCTCTAGGAACTAGAGTAAAAATTTCAGAAGTCACCAGGCAATGCGACGATCAAGTCACCGCCTTGGTTGAACTAAATGACCTTCCTGAAGCAGTTCGCTTCTTATATTACGATATGGGTGGCTATCTCACGACTATGGTTCCTAATGATGAGAGAAGCATCAATAAACACTATGCACTCTATTATGCTCTCTCTATGGAGGGTGGAAAAATGTTTGAAGGTGATGAGATAGCGCAAGATGAAAAATGTTTTGTCACCATCAAAACGCTCATCTCGCCTGATAGCCTTGTTTACCCCTCTGTTACGCCATTGGTTCCTGCTTGTGTTTGGTATGAAAGAGAAGCCTACGATATGTTTGGACTCGTAGCAGAAGGGTTGCCTGATAAAAGGCGTTTGGTACTCAGTGATGATTGGCCAGATGATCTTTTCCCACTACGAAAAGATGCAATGGACTACCGATACCGCCCTGATATGAAAGATCATTATATGGAACCTGAATATGAGTTCCTAAGACCTGAAGGCTCAGGAATCATTGACGTGCCTCTAGGACCTTTGCATATCACGGCTGATGAGCCTGGACATTTTAGACTTTTTTGCGATGGCGATACGATTATTGATGCCGATTATAGACTCTTTTACCAACACAGAGGCATGGAAAAACTCGCTGAAAACCGTATGAACTATGACCAGATGGGCTATTTGGCTGAGCGTGTGTGTGGCATCTGTGGTTATGCCCATGCCATTGCGTGTATCGAAGCGGCGGAAAAAGCGATCAACTTAGAGATCCCAGCTCGAGCGCAAGCCATTCGTGTGATCTGTTCAGAAATTGAACGTCTCCACAGCCATTTGCTCAATATCGGACTGGCGTGTGAAGTAACAGGTAACTACAACGCGTTCATGCACATTTTTAGAATCCGTGAATACTCTATGAAACTAGCAGAACTGGTTACGGGTGGACGAAAAACCTATGGTAACGTGGTTATGGGTGGACTTAGACGCGATATCACCGGCGTTGAGATCAAAGAGAGCTTACGCATCTTACAAATCATCGAAACACAAGTTGATGAAGTCTGGGATGCTGTTATGGATGACAAACGCCAAATGAGCCGTTGGAAGGGTGTGGGTATCCTTGATAAACAAGTAGCGCGTGATTTCTCGCCTGTGGGGCCTAATATCAGAGGAAGTGGAATCAAGCGCGATACCAGATATGACCATCCGTACGACTTTTTCAAACAGATTCAATTTGATGTCGCGGTTGTTGAAGGTGGCGATGTGTTTGCTAGGGAGATGGTTCGTTATATGGAGCTTAAAAGCTCTGTTTCTATCATTCGTCAATGTTTTGAACTTATGCCACAAACACAAATCATCGTCGATCCAAAATTCCATGTCAAACCTGAAAACTACGCTTTAGCGTATGTGGAAGCACCAAGGGGAGAGAATGTTCACTGGATTATGCAAGGTAGTGCGCAAAAGGTCTTTCGTTGGAGATGTAGGGCTGCTACGTATAATAACTGGCCAAGCCTTCGCTTTCAGTTCCGTGGAAACAATCTTGCCGATGCCGCCCTCATCGTGTGCAGCTTAGATCCGTGTTATTCGTGTACAGAGCGTGTAACCGTTGTCGATATAAAAAGCAAAAAAAGTAAAATTTTGACCAATGACGATTTGAAAAATTTCGCTAGGACACAAAAAGATAGTCCGCTAAAGGATTTAAGATGA
- a CDS encoding formate hydrogenlyase complex iron-sulfur subunit, with product MMKLLDISKKYGEITHKYPFEPYKVSDNFRGKPAYIFDLCIGCAACGIACPSNAITVQFNDDKSKLVWEFDCGRCIFCGRCDEVCPTGAIKLSEEFELAVKFDKSALIQRGELDTQYCTTCHKPFSAKRLVKYSFECLSKANVSEKRLEEAKNYLCMCPTCKKTATVATFTSGKEMVIE from the coding sequence ATGATGAAACTTCTTGATATCAGCAAAAAATACGGTGAAATTACCCATAAATATCCGTTTGAACCTTATAAAGTTTCGGATAATTTCAGGGGGAAACCCGCCTATATCTTTGATTTGTGTATTGGCTGTGCGGCGTGTGGTATAGCATGCCCCTCCAATGCCATAACGGTTCAATTTAACGACGATAAAAGTAAGCTTGTTTGGGAGTTTGACTGTGGACGTTGTATCTTTTGTGGTAGATGTGATGAAGTCTGCCCAACAGGTGCGATTAAGCTCAGTGAAGAGTTTGAACTTGCCGTCAAATTTGATAAATCAGCCCTGATTCAAAGAGGCGAACTTGATACCCAATATTGCACAACCTGTCACAAACCCTTTAGTGCCAAAAGACTGGTGAAGTATAGCTTTGAGTGTTTAAGCAAAGCCAATGTCAGTGAAAAAAGGCTTGAAGAAGCTAAAAATTATCTGTGTATGTGTCCTACATGTAAAAAAACTGCTACGGTGGCAACCTTTACCAGTGGCAAAGAGATGGTGATAGAATGA
- a CDS encoding NADH-quinone oxidoreductase subunit B family protein: MKTYEIPNEIELANTLEQKLELLKQIGRSFSVFRIDCGSCNGCEIEIFAAITPLWDPERFGFKLVANPRHADILLCTGPVTRQMYYPLLRAYEATPDPKIVVALGACGVTGGIFYDAYSVLSGIDKIIPVDAYIPGCPPHPASIIYGLTTALGVLEQKLHKVSFDHDGDMPPLVEDSVLGNTLFERDLLVQAKRLMSYVFGRKLFDKYIKALVQSGNTKDAKATKISVTEAMQVEDDPRYAECMGILHNEIYTQYVLCEEEDKIDLHRVIWGAK, from the coding sequence ATGAAAACGTATGAAATTCCAAACGAAATCGAACTTGCCAATACGTTAGAGCAAAAACTTGAGCTTTTAAAGCAGATAGGCAGAAGTTTTAGTGTTTTCCGTATCGACTGTGGCAGTTGCAATGGCTGTGAAATCGAAATTTTTGCTGCCATTACACCGCTTTGGGATCCTGAGCGCTTTGGTTTTAAACTGGTTGCTAACCCAAGACATGCCGATATTTTACTCTGTACGGGTCCCGTTACTCGTCAGATGTATTACCCACTTCTTCGTGCTTATGAAGCCACACCTGATCCAAAAATTGTTGTAGCACTGGGTGCTTGTGGTGTAACAGGCGGTATTTTTTACGATGCGTACAGTGTTCTGAGTGGCATAGACAAAATCATCCCTGTTGATGCCTACATTCCAGGCTGCCCTCCTCATCCTGCAAGTATCATCTATGGACTCACAACAGCACTGGGCGTTTTGGAGCAAAAACTTCATAAAGTAAGTTTTGACCATGATGGAGATATGCCTCCACTCGTAGAAGACTCCGTACTTGGCAACACACTGTTTGAGAGAGATCTATTGGTTCAGGCTAAAAGGCTTATGAGCTATGTATTTGGACGAAAACTGTTTGATAAATACATCAAAGCGCTTGTGCAAAGTGGCAATACCAAAGATGCAAAAGCTACCAAAATCTCTGTCACTGAAGCGATGCAAGTAGAAGATGATCCACGCTATGCAGAGTGTATGGGTATCTTACACAATGAGATTTATACCCAATATGTCCTGTGCGAAGAGGAAGATAAAATCGACCTCCATCGCGTTATATGGGGAGCAAAATAA
- a CDS encoding formate hydrogenlyase maturation HycH family protein gives MVEVYKLIKRHLDGAKSGDAKADQIKIFSTCIGHGVGTIDFSEKVLEIDEVEYEQILQHGGEYLKFKIGHLSKYFEIEIFPEHAMKLLPEMMECPLKEILKGLNEGYLVLRKDFKNT, from the coding sequence GTGGTAGAAGTTTACAAACTCATCAAAAGACATCTTGATGGCGCAAAATCAGGTGATGCGAAGGCTGATCAGATCAAAATCTTCTCAACCTGCATCGGGCATGGTGTTGGAACGATTGATTTTAGTGAAAAAGTCTTAGAGATTGATGAAGTTGAATACGAACAGATTTTGCAACATGGTGGCGAATATCTGAAGTTTAAAATTGGACATTTGAGTAAATATTTTGAAATAGAAATCTTTCCCGAACACGCAATGAAGCTTTTACCCGAAATGATGGAATGCCCGCTTAAAGAGATACTCAAGGGCTTAAATGAAGGCTACTTGGTTCTTAGAAAAGATTTTAAAAACACATAA
- a CDS encoding hydrogenase 3 maturation endopeptidase HyCI produces the protein MKKALLCVGNELRGDDGVAIAVGRLVEEQLPQWKVFYGYDTPEDEFAHLRDFEPDVIVVVDAMSGFKEDKIEFLDLSDERTYIYSTHNLPTPILLSYLRDICTKTIFLGICVLLENVLHFTEGLSENAKTSAITALDKLKAFDALLDA, from the coding sequence GTGAAAAAAGCACTGTTATGTGTTGGCAATGAACTCAGAGGGGATGATGGCGTTGCTATCGCTGTGGGGCGACTGGTTGAAGAACAGTTGCCCCAGTGGAAAGTCTTTTATGGCTACGATACACCTGAAGATGAGTTTGCACATTTGCGTGACTTCGAACCCGATGTCATCGTTGTCGTCGATGCGATGAGTGGTTTTAAAGAGGATAAAATCGAGTTTTTAGACCTCAGCGATGAACGCACGTACATCTACTCCACACACAACCTCCCAACCCCCATTCTGCTTAGTTATCTCAGAGACATCTGCACCAAAACAATCTTTTTAGGTATTTGCGTTTTGCTTGAAAATGTCTTGCATTTTACCGAAGGGTTGAGCGAGAATGCAAAAACTTCCGCCATTACAGCCCTTGATAAACTCAAAGCGTTTGATGCACTCCTTGATGCATAG
- a CDS encoding glycosyltransferase family 2 protein: MKYFKYILLSLVVTSLIQILFWTRAGDKIVTSPQIGEKLESLSYTPYRGFEKAPKSDREIAEDMKTIEHIARKVRTYAIDDAKRVLENVKDTKLKVDVGLWLSGDKGANESEIETLFELTKYYSPKIASIIVGNEVLLRADLTPEELMEYIDRVSKRTRIPVTTAEVQHVWLTNKELARHVDFINVHILPYWEKIPIERTLAFAKEKYDSIAAMYPKKPITIGEFGWPSSGYNNEKAEATLTNQIAAITGFLEMANAEKWSYNIVEAFDQPWKGVHEGSVGPYWGLFDINKQPKFHFIKQTIINPLWRYQMAGSVFFGLLLTYFGLRNQRVNFAHAITYGFAAQAMGFGIAMAATYPFIYYMNFGMWVMWTMGIFLMIPLVIITLAKINELFKCTLGIAPKRLAPLNLKSDHIPFVSIHVPAYKEQPQVLIDTLNSLAQIKYTNYEVLVVINNTPEEFYWKPIEEHCQKLGEKFVFLNITCKGFKAGALNEALKLTHEKAEILAVIDADYVVDENWLVDLVPLFDDPKVALVQAPQDHRDGQESLIKQAMNAEYAGFFDIGMVERNEENAIVAHGTMLMARLSAMHEVGDWTTYTIVEDSELGLRLFEAGYTAHYTNRRYGWGLLPDTVEAFRTQRHRWAYGAIQILKRHWRHFMPSSKTLTPYQKYHFVAGWFFWLSDAFGALTAFLNIFWVPFIIFVGVTIPTLPLTLPILVAFLVNILHAFILYHTRVKMSVRETMLSAIASMSLQLVIFKAVYDGFVKDGLPFKRTEKGGNTKKVNKSPIQHEMILATLLTISFFALYFTNYTRITEIYVFAFTLLIQSVPYYSAIILRIIELQSFKPQK, translated from the coding sequence TTGAAATATTTCAAATACATCCTACTTTCCCTCGTTGTAACATCCCTCATTCAAATTTTATTCTGGACAAGAGCTGGCGATAAAATCGTCACGTCACCGCAAATTGGTGAAAAACTAGAGTCTCTCTCCTACACACCCTACCGTGGATTTGAAAAGGCGCCTAAGAGCGATCGTGAAATTGCTGAAGATATGAAAACCATTGAGCACATTGCACGCAAAGTAAGAACTTATGCGATTGATGATGCCAAGCGTGTTTTAGAAAATGTGAAAGATACTAAACTCAAAGTCGATGTCGGTCTTTGGCTCTCAGGGGATAAAGGCGCAAACGAATCTGAAATCGAAACGCTTTTTGAATTGACCAAATATTACAGCCCTAAAATTGCTTCCATCATCGTCGGAAACGAGGTTTTGCTGCGAGCTGATCTGACACCTGAAGAGCTTATGGAGTACATTGATCGTGTCTCAAAACGCACACGAATCCCTGTCACCACGGCAGAAGTTCAACACGTTTGGCTCACCAACAAAGAGCTTGCACGTCATGTTGATTTTATTAACGTTCACATTTTACCGTATTGGGAGAAAATTCCTATTGAGCGAACCCTTGCGTTTGCCAAAGAGAAATACGACTCGATTGCGGCAATGTACCCTAAAAAACCCATTACCATCGGAGAGTTTGGCTGGCCAAGCAGTGGCTATAACAACGAAAAAGCGGAAGCCACTCTGACCAACCAGATCGCTGCCATTACAGGCTTTTTGGAGATGGCAAACGCTGAGAAATGGAGCTACAACATCGTTGAAGCGTTCGATCAGCCGTGGAAAGGGGTTCATGAAGGCAGTGTAGGACCGTATTGGGGACTTTTTGACATCAATAAACAACCTAAATTTCACTTTATCAAACAGACCATTATCAACCCACTGTGGCGTTACCAAATGGCAGGCTCGGTCTTCTTTGGACTGCTTCTAACGTATTTTGGTCTTAGAAATCAGCGGGTTAACTTTGCCCATGCCATTACGTATGGTTTTGCAGCGCAAGCGATGGGCTTTGGTATAGCGATGGCTGCAACGTATCCGTTTATCTACTACATGAACTTTGGTATGTGGGTTATGTGGACAATGGGAATTTTCTTGATGATTCCTCTGGTCATCATTACCTTAGCTAAGATTAATGAGCTCTTTAAATGCACCCTTGGTATTGCACCCAAACGTCTTGCACCGCTTAATCTTAAGTCGGATCATATCCCCTTTGTCTCCATTCATGTGCCAGCCTACAAAGAACAACCGCAAGTTTTGATCGATACCCTCAATTCACTCGCGCAAATAAAGTACACCAACTATGAAGTTTTGGTGGTGATTAACAACACGCCTGAAGAGTTTTACTGGAAGCCTATCGAAGAGCATTGTCAAAAACTCGGCGAAAAATTTGTCTTTTTGAACATTACATGTAAAGGTTTCAAAGCAGGCGCACTCAATGAAGCACTTAAACTCACCCATGAAAAAGCAGAGATTTTAGCTGTTATTGATGCAGATTATGTGGTCGATGAAAACTGGCTCGTTGACCTTGTTCCACTCTTTGATGATCCAAAAGTGGCTCTTGTTCAAGCACCACAAGATCACCGTGATGGACAAGAATCGCTCATTAAACAGGCGATGAACGCTGAATATGCAGGCTTTTTTGACATCGGTATGGTTGAGCGAAATGAAGAAAATGCCATCGTAGCACACGGAACGATGCTGATGGCTCGCTTGTCTGCGATGCACGAAGTGGGAGACTGGACAACGTACACGATCGTTGAAGACTCTGAGCTAGGACTTCGCCTTTTTGAAGCGGGTTATACGGCACATTACACCAACCGACGTTACGGTTGGGGACTCTTACCCGACACCGTGGAAGCGTTTCGTACACAACGTCACCGTTGGGCGTATGGTGCCATTCAGATCTTAAAACGTCACTGGCGTCACTTTATGCCTTCATCCAAAACGTTAACGCCGTACCAAAAGTACCATTTCGTCGCAGGTTGGTTCTTCTGGCTTTCTGATGCCTTTGGAGCGTTGACCGCTTTTTTAAATATTTTCTGGGTGCCATTTATCATTTTTGTCGGTGTGACGATTCCAACACTGCCACTCACCTTGCCTATCTTAGTCGCATTTTTGGTCAACATCTTACATGCGTTTATCTTGTACCATACCAGAGTCAAAATGAGTGTAAGAGAAACAATGCTGAGTGCCATCGCTTCGATGAGTTTGCAACTGGTGATCTTCAAAGCGGTATACGATGGATTTGTTAAAGATGGACTTCCGTTTAAACGCACGGAAAAAGGTGGAAATACCAAAAAAGTCAATAAAAGCCCAATTCAGCATGAGATGATTTTAGCCACCCTGCTTACCATCTCTTTCTTCGCGCTTTATTTTACCAACTACACACGCATTACCGAAATTTATGTCTTTGCCTTCACCCTTTTGATTCAGAGTGTCCCTTATTACTCCGCAATTATCCTTCGTATCATCGAACTTCAATCCTTTAAACCTCAAAAGTAG
- a CDS encoding aldehyde ferredoxin oxidoreductase C-terminal domain-containing protein encodes MADLIYRVNMSNLSFKIEEVPSKWMGLGGRGLTSTIVAEEVDPECHPLGPNNKMVFAPGLLSGTSASNSGRNSLGAKSPLTGGIKESNVGGTSAGIFSKLGVKALIIEGLPKDENTFYQLHVTKNNVEFIPVPELVGKDNYAVLDAMMAKYDKKVAVMSIGRIGEMRMNIANVSVKDPSGKLRSHGRGGLGAVMGSKKIKCITVDAADYKEVTIADPEKFKEASKIFTKALQENPISGQGLPAFGTNVLVNILNEAGGLPTRNFRQGNWEHAENICGETMAENIKARGGKTTHGCHAGCVIQCSQVYNDKEGKYLTSGFEYETIWALGAHLGIQDLDLIAKMDGLMDDLGVDSIETSVVLGLAVDAGILAYGDGQKAYELLSHDIPTGTPMGRILGAGTHILGKSFGLVRVPTVKGQGIPAYEPRAVKGQGITYATTPMGADHTAGYAVATNILNSGGHVDPLKKEGQVELARNLQIATAAVDSTGMCIFVAFAALDDAKCLPALVDMINARFGCSLTIDDVVNLGKTILKREHEFNIKAGLGKADDRLPEFMKYEMLPPHNVTWDFSGEEIDAFWNF; translated from the coding sequence ATGGCTGATCTAATTTATCGCGTTAACATGTCAAACCTAAGTTTTAAAATTGAAGAGGTTCCTTCCAAATGGATGGGATTGGGAGGTCGTGGACTTACTTCTACGATCGTGGCTGAAGAGGTTGATCCTGAGTGTCATCCCTTAGGACCCAATAATAAAATGGTTTTTGCCCCAGGGCTTCTCTCTGGAACATCTGCTTCCAACTCAGGTCGCAACTCATTGGGTGCGAAAAGTCCATTGACAGGTGGTATTAAAGAGTCCAATGTGGGTGGAACGAGTGCGGGTATTTTTTCAAAACTGGGTGTTAAAGCACTCATTATCGAAGGTTTACCAAAAGATGAAAATACCTTCTATCAATTACATGTAACCAAAAACAACGTTGAATTTATCCCTGTTCCAGAACTGGTTGGCAAAGATAATTATGCCGTATTAGATGCGATGATGGCAAAATATGACAAAAAAGTCGCCGTTATGAGTATCGGTCGTATCGGTGAAATGCGCATGAACATCGCGAACGTTTCAGTAAAAGACCCTAGTGGAAAACTCAGAAGTCATGGTCGTGGCGGTTTGGGCGCTGTTATGGGTTCTAAAAAGATCAAATGTATCACCGTCGATGCGGCTGATTATAAAGAAGTGACGATTGCTGATCCTGAAAAATTCAAAGAAGCAAGTAAAATCTTCACCAAAGCGCTTCAAGAAAACCCTATCAGCGGACAAGGTTTACCAGCATTTGGAACGAATGTTTTGGTTAACATCCTCAACGAGGCAGGCGGTCTTCCAACCCGTAACTTTAGACAAGGCAACTGGGAGCACGCTGAAAACATCTGTGGTGAGACGATGGCTGAAAACATTAAAGCCAGAGGTGGAAAAACAACGCATGGCTGTCATGCAGGCTGTGTCATCCAATGTTCCCAAGTCTATAACGATAAAGAGGGTAAATACCTCACATCTGGCTTTGAATATGAGACCATTTGGGCACTTGGAGCGCATTTGGGTATTCAAGATTTAGATCTGATCGCAAAGATGGATGGTCTTATGGATGACTTGGGTGTCGATTCGATTGAAACTTCTGTTGTACTTGGACTTGCCGTTGATGCAGGCATTCTTGCTTACGGTGATGGTCAAAAAGCGTATGAATTGCTCTCTCATGATATACCAACGGGAACTCCGATGGGGCGAATTCTAGGAGCAGGAACGCATATTTTGGGAAAATCATTTGGACTCGTACGTGTTCCTACGGTCAAAGGTCAAGGTATTCCAGCCTATGAGCCAAGAGCGGTTAAAGGTCAAGGCATTACGTATGCTACAACACCTATGGGTGCAGATCATACGGCAGGTTACGCCGTTGCGACTAACATCCTTAACAGTGGTGGACATGTTGATCCACTCAAAAAAGAGGGACAAGTGGAACTCGCACGCAATCTCCAAATTGCCACTGCTGCTGTGGATAGTACCGGTATGTGTATCTTTGTTGCGTTTGCCGCACTCGATGATGCAAAATGTTTGCCTGCTTTAGTGGATATGATTAATGCGCGCTTTGGCTGTAGTCTCACGATTGATGACGTTGTCAATTTGGGTAAAACCATTCTTAAACGCGAACATGAATTTAACATCAAAGCAGGGCTTGGCAAAGCCGATGACAGGTTGCCAGAGTTTATGAAGTACGAAATGCTTCCTCCTCACAATGTCACTTGGGACTTCTCAGGTGAAGAGATTGATGCGTTCTGGAATTTCTAA
- a CDS encoding MoaD/ThiS family protein, whose product MHVVVKLFAQYREGRFKAEQREYANGTTAQMIIEALELESVSPLGVLMVNGRHVDTSYCIQEGDEIALFPKVGGG is encoded by the coding sequence ATGCACGTTGTCGTTAAACTCTTTGCTCAGTACCGAGAAGGTCGCTTTAAGGCTGAGCAGAGGGAGTATGCAAATGGTACAACGGCTCAAATGATTATAGAGGCATTGGAGCTTGAGAGCGTATCACCGTTAGGTGTTCTCATGGTCAATGGAAGGCATGTTGATACGTCGTATTGCATACAAGAGGGTGATGAAATCGCCCTCTTCCCCAAAGTGGGTGGCGGTTAA
- the thiS gene encoding sulfur carrier protein ThiS, translated as MHIILNAFSFLREKLKQQGIPYLNAPWVVEDKTRIVDLIDSLGLEPKEVEAVFLNNTVVPKETELHENDRVALLPPGTPGSFRLLSGLKGD; from the coding sequence ATGCACATTATACTCAATGCTTTTTCATTTTTGCGCGAAAAACTCAAACAACAAGGCATACCTTATCTCAATGCTCCATGGGTTGTTGAGGATAAAACACGCATTGTTGATTTGATCGATTCTTTAGGGCTTGAGCCAAAAGAGGTGGAAGCAGTTTTTCTCAATAACACTGTTGTGCCCAAAGAGACAGAACTCCATGAAAATGACCGTGTAGCACTTCTGCCGCCTGGAACACCTGGCTCATTTCGTCTTCTCTCTGGGCTTAAAGGGGATTAA
- a CDS encoding HesA/MoeB/ThiF family protein, which produces MELLTFLKEQACDGFLPLQASYAAMERFTCKFAEVEEMALKHDILPLRYKRNQKTISTQEQYRLFQSTVLIIGCGGLGGFVAEMLTRIGVGKLILCDGDVFEEHNLNRQNFSSPKTIGRLKAEVLKEKLEEINPALHVKTITAFFDPQKDTHLLQEADVVVDALDNPDLKCLLANLCLKEQKPFVHGAIAGYYSQFSTSSSLDQLYLQKGDGAEKRSGNPSFTVCFAASIQSTEVVKLLLGKPHLHAPLMGNLWEYELISL; this is translated from the coding sequence ATGGAACTTTTAACCTTTTTAAAAGAGCAAGCCTGTGATGGATTTCTCCCGCTTCAAGCATCTTATGCGGCAATGGAACGCTTTACATGTAAGTTTGCAGAAGTCGAAGAGATGGCGCTTAAGCATGATATTTTACCGCTTCGCTACAAACGCAATCAAAAGACCATCTCCACACAAGAGCAATACCGCCTTTTTCAATCCACCGTGCTGATTATTGGCTGTGGCGGTTTGGGTGGCTTTGTGGCTGAAATGCTGACACGCATTGGTGTGGGAAAGCTCATATTATGCGATGGCGATGTCTTTGAAGAGCATAACCTCAATCGTCAAAATTTTTCATCACCCAAAACGATAGGACGTTTGAAAGCCGAAGTGTTAAAAGAAAAACTTGAAGAGATCAACCCCGCTTTACATGTAAAAACAATAACAGCTTTTTTTGACCCACAAAAAGACACTCATCTTCTCCAAGAAGCCGATGTCGTGGTGGATGCACTGGACAATCCTGATCTGAAATGCCTCCTTGCCAATCTCTGTCTCAAAGAACAAAAACCTTTTGTGCATGGCGCGATTGCTGGCTATTACAGCCAGTTTTCAACCTCTTCTTCCCTCGACCAACTCTACCTTCAAAAAGGCGATGGAGCAGAAAAGCGTTCAGGCAATCCTTCTTTCACCGTATGCTTTGCCGCCTCTATTCAAAGCACAGAAGTGGTAAAATTGCTGTTAGGAAAACCTCATCTTCACGCACCGCTTATGGGTAATTTATGGGAGTATGAGCTAATTTCGCTATAA